In Aedes albopictus strain Foshan chromosome 3, AalbF5, whole genome shotgun sequence, the following are encoded in one genomic region:
- the LOC109433346 gene encoding ejaculatory bulb-specific protein 3-like has translation MKIVILFALFALAIAQDSYPTKYDNIDVDEILSSDRLFKNYFNCLMEAGPCTPEGNELKKYLPDAIATGCSKCNEKQREVTAKVAKFLIEQRPNEWNSLRGKYDPDNTFAEKYKDEAAKFGIKL, from the coding sequence ATGAAGATCGTCATTCTATTCGCTCTGTTTGCCTTGGCAATCGCTCAGGACAGCTATCCCACCAAGTACGACAACATCGACGTGGATGAAATCCTCAGCTCGGATCGTCTCTTCAAGAACTACTTCAACTGCCTGATGGAAGCCGGTCCATGCACCCCGGAAGGAAACGAGCTGAAGAAGTATTTGCCAGATGCCATCGCCACTGGATGTTCCAAGTGTAACGAGAAGCAACGGGAAGTCACGGCCAAGGTGGCAAAGTTTTTGATCGAGCAGCGTCCCAATGAGTGGAATTCTCTGCGCGGAAAGTACGATCCGGATAACACCTTTGCGGAGAAGTACAAGGATGAGGCGGCCAAGTTTGGAATTAAATTGTAA